Within the Fusarium keratoplasticum isolate Fu6.1 chromosome 1, whole genome shotgun sequence genome, the region CCAAGATGAACTAGGCAGGTTGTTGCTTAATAAGTAGTTgtagttgttgttgttggtgtgTTTGAGGATTCGACTCAAATCATTAAAAAACGTATTCCGACTCGCATGATATGTGTATGCAGCCCACCAGGTAACCCACCCCATTCTAGAACCGCCAACTCCAAAGGACACCGTATCACGACCCAAAAATTCAGTCAGGCCCTTGCTCCAGGTACAGCTGCGCCCTCGAGAGGGCATCCGCCGTGATGGTATCCGCGTCCCCCTGCCGTCCGGCCTTTTGGTAGTGCGCGGCTAGCACCCACATGTCGCGTATCACGCGCAGGTTGTTGAGCGTGCCGTGGGCCGCCTCGCGCTTGTAGATGGCGTACTGCAGGTTCTGCTCGGCCGTGTCCCACTCCTGCCGGTCCTGCTGGACCCGGGCGAGCATCTTGCGCGCGTATGCGTGGAACCGATCGCTTGATCTGGACCCCGTCCCAGTGTCGGAGCTCgtgtggttgaggaggctgagcgccagctcctctgccttcttcttgtcgcccACGTCCATCTGCGTAAACTCGAGCCGTAACGCCTCGATGCGTAGCCGGTCAGAGTCGTCCACCGTGGGGCCGTGGTCTTGTGCCTCGGCCATTGTTTCGAGGGCGTGGTACATGGCGTCCTGCCTCTTGGCGAGCTCGCTCCCTTTGCGCAGCCGCGTCCGTCCATCCCAGATAAGTTGTTCGTAGAGCCAGAGCCGTTGTGGATCCGAGGACTCGATGTGTTCGGCCAGCATGTCGACGTTTCGCATCCAGGCCTGACGTAGTATATGGCATAAGTAACTCCTCCCTTGATCTGAATGATAATCACATGTCCGTAGTTGTTGTAGAATCCGGAGGAGTGGGTGCTGAGCTGGCAGCTGTCGTTGTGCCAGAATAGTAGCATGATCCAAGAATAAACCCAAAAGCTGAAGATGTCCACGATCCACCATGTCAAAGATGGTGTCTAGGACGTGCCATACAAGGTCCGGGTGGTCCTCACTGAGGACAAACTCAAGTACATAGAAGCCTCTCCGTGCAGCCAAACCTGCAAGGTTCCCTTTACCGTGGTACCACAGATCGAAAACAAGCTCAAACGTCCGATACATTGTCCGGCTGTCCTGGATAGGGGGGTGATTTGGGTTCGCCAGATATCTCGACATGGGATCCGACGCAACGGGGTATGCGTCCAGCTTGGACTGACTCCATGAGAAGACGCTGCCGAGAACCTGCTCAAGATCTGCGTAGGGCCCTGCATTGTTAGAGGGCCGGATGAGGGCCATGGAGGTATCGTTGACCTCTTCTGGAGACTGCTCCTCaggtgacgacgaggacgctGCAGTCTGATCGTCAactgtctctgtctctgctgTTACTGCACTCTGGCAGTATGCCTCGGCAATCTGCGCAGGAGTGGAAGCTGTGGAACCCGAGGGGCTCTTGCGATATGTGCGCTTCCTAAGATTCCACTTCTTTAAGCGCTTCTTGAACATTTGCTCTCTATTCCCGGGGCAAAAGTCAAAGGACGCGAATCAGCTCAGGTCTTTGATTTCTTCTACTTAGTCACAAAGGCTGCACTCACGTCGCTGCAAAGCCGTGCCTTGCCTGCAGGATGGCCATGGTCTCGTTGAGCTTGCGGTTGTCGCGGATATACAACctcttgatgacctcgcgCATGGcctcccactcctcctcggtgtGCTCCTTGGTGTAGGTCCTGTCGTCCACCGCCGGCGGGCAGCCCGGGAGGCGGGGGGCCAGGACCGGCAGAGTGGTGGACATGATGGGATCATGAAAGCGGCCAGACAGGGGGAGAGACTCGGCGGCCGTTGTGGACAACGGCGGAAGTTGATAAGCTGTGCGGTCTCTCTAGCTGTTGCAAGATCCGGTTGGCAgcgtcggcatcggcatcggcatcggcatgCCGGACCGTTGTGTGTGCATGGCGAGCGGGATCGATCTCGACTTGTCAAAggcgcctcctcctccgcctcatcGTCCGGCACATCACGTCGTTTAAGAAGGGTTCAGAGCCGGCCTCGTCTGATTGGGCGAGATAGTTCCCTGCATGAGGAGCATCGTCTAGGCCAGTTGCGGTAATGGTCCAGAGTTTATTTGCCAGCCCTAGGGCCTGGAATCAAGCCTATACATGGTGCCAGCCACTGACCCGGTGTCAAAAGGGACGAGGTTCGGTGAATGTCGAGCCAGATTCGCCCGCCTCTTTAACCTCTCCAAGAGTATAACATTCGTGAGCGTCAGGGCGTGGCCCACAACTTTAATTCGACTGGATGAGCTCAGACTCCCCACCTTCAGGGAGTAACCCACATGGTGTCTTTAGAACCGCAGCCTTCGGATACAGCTGCCGTTTtgggccatggtgatgacctcACAAGCGACCCCGATGGTTTTCGGGTTGTGCATTGAACATTTGCTCTTGAAACCTGATTAAAGGTTGCCACTAGTTATGGCCTGATTTTTTGCCATTTCCTGTGTCTACAACCCATTAGGCAACTCGCATAGTCAAATACGACCTTTTGCTACAGCCCAAAATTAACCCGGTATCCAACCATCAAAGTCGAGACCTGACACCCTCATAATTCAGCAAATCACAGCCCACGCGATTCAGGAACATGCTCGTCGATCAAAATGCACGGTCATGTGTTTCAATTTCAACTCGTGGTATCGTCCAGTTTCACGCTGATACTCCATTTGCCCATACCGTCAGAAAACACCAGTCCAACTCTCCATCAGTCACGCCAAGAAACCTCCCGAACGCCAAATAAACTCCCCCTCGGACGCCATTGATACCAAGCTTTCGACTAGACATGTTCCAGATGTTTCGACGTTCCTTGGCCCCATAGCCGAGCTTGATGGCCGCGAAATCCATT harbors:
- a CDS encoding Clr5 domain-containing protein; protein product: MSTTLPVLAPRLPGCPPAVDDRTYTKEHTEEEWEAMREVIKRLYIRDNRKLNETMAILQARHGFAATEQMFKKRLKKWNLRKRTYRKSPSGSTASTPAQIAEAYCQSAVTAETETVDDQTAASSSSPEEQSPEEVNDTSMALIRPSNNAGPYADLEQVLGSVFSWSQSKLDAYPVASDPMSRYLANPNHPPIQDSRTMYRTFELVFDLWYHGKGNLAGLAARRGFYVLEFVLSEDHPDLVWHVLDTIFDMVDRGHLQLLGLFLDHATILAQRQLPAQHPLLRILQQLRTCDYHSDQGRSYLCHILRQAWMRNVDMLAEHIESSDPQRLWLYEQLIWDGRTRLRKGSELAKRQDAMYHALETMAEAQDHGPTVDDSDRLRIEALRLEFTQMDVGDKKKAEELALSLLNHTSSDTGTGSRSSDRFHAYARKMLARVQQDRQEWDTAEQNLQYAIYKREAAHGTLNNLRVIRDMWVLAAHYQKAGRQGDADTITADALSRAQLYLEQGPD